CTGGCAACGTAGGCGTCGTGAATCGGTTGCACCAGCAAACTCTGGCCGAAACCGGTGCCGGCGTTGGCCTGATAGTGGCGCAGGTATTCACGGTTGGTTTGGGTGCTTGGGCTGTAGATGACGCCGAGCGCTACATTGGGGCCGCTGTTCACCTGGGTCGCACTGCTGCGGCCGGTGGGATGGGGCAGTAAGGTGTCGAGGGAGGAGACAGCTTTCGGAGCTGTTGGAACGGAACAGGCAGAGAGGGCTATAACCGATATCGCCAATACACTAGTGAGCGCAAGTTTCATGGTGTTTCTCCCGTGAAACAACATCAGTCGGAACTTCGAAGTGGCCGAGCGCTGGATAATTGAACGGTCGGCGGTTCATCCAGACTAAACCCGCCAAGCTGACTGTTTACTGTCTCGAAAGAGCGGCGCTAGTTTTATTCGCTTTAAACCGGAATCGTTAAGCGCTGCAGGAAATAAACAGGCGCAAATGATTTATTTGCGCCCGTTTATTTATGGCTGGGGGTGCATCTATCAGTTTTTCAAGGGGATCAAGACCGGCTCGTCCGGCGCCATCACCATGAACACCAAGAGCTTGGCAGGCTTGCTCTGACTGGCATTCTTCGACACCAGATGTTCGGAGCCGGCCGCCTCATACCAGAACTGGCCCTTTTTGTAAGTGATCGGCTGTTCGCCCTTGACCTGGGAAATCACTTCACCTTCCAGCACGTATGCCATGGCGGTGCCGTCGTGTTTGTGGGCGATGGACGATTGTCCGGGTTGGTAGTCGACCTCGATCATCATGGCTTTCTTGCCGGGTGCGTTTTTCAGCAGTTGCTCTTGCAGCACGGTGACTTTTTCCGAGGGGTCGTGGGCCATGGCTGACGCGGACAGGCTAAAGGCAAGGGCGGCGGCGAAGCAGGGCAGAATTTTCATGGCGGGTTACCTGTGAGTGTTGGGGTGCAATCACAGTAGTCCGCAACGTCAGGCATTCAAACGGCCAATATTCGCGAAGACCGGGTGACCAATTCAATATCCCAAAAGCAAAAGATCGCAGCCTTCGGCAGCTCCTACAGGGATCGGTGTAGGAGCTGCCGAAGGCTGCGATCTTTTGAACTTGCTTTCAGACGATGGGGAAACTGTTGAAATCCACACTATTGGCCAGCCGGCTATCGATCAGATCGATAAACCCCTGCGCCTCGGGCCGGTTGAAATGCGCTTGCATCGCCGCTTCCGATTGCCAGCGTGCACTGACCGTCCAGCGGTGGCTGTCTTCGGGGCAGCGGTCGACCAGGTAAGAATCGCAGCCCGGTGTCTGGCGCAGGGTATCGACGATTTTCTGCAATTGCTTGCCCAGTTCATCCGAGCGGCCGGCGGCGGCCTGCACCTGGACCGTATTGATCACTTCGTTGGTCATTGCTCACACTCCTGAATCAGGCCGGACGAATCCTGCTCATTGAGGGATAACGCCTGTGCAGAATAGGCCTGCGTCAGCGGATCACCAATAACCAATCGGCGGTTAATCCGTTAGGCCATTGGCGCAGGTGACTTGCTGAAGAATGTCGCGCAGGCGGTCGAGGGCAATATCGATATCCAGCGTCTCAATGGCGCCGAAGCCGAAAAACATACCGTCGCGTGGCGTCTGCTGATAATAGAAACCGTTGATCGCATACAGCCCGACTTCAACCTTTTTCGCCAGTTCGATCACCAGCGGCAAGTCGATCGGCACCTTGCAGAACACCGCCATATGAAACCCGGCGCTCGCCGGCACGGCCTGCAGCCACGGCGACAAATCACCGGCCATGCGCGCCAGAATGCGTTCGCGGCGCTGCGCATAAATCGTATGGCAGCGGCGGATATGCTTGAGCAGGCAACCCTCGGCGATGAACTTGGCCAAGGCCCACTGCGGCAGGGTCGAGGCGTGCAGATCGGTGAGCTGTTTGGCGCGGATCACCGCTTCGACAATCGCCGGCGGCAGGATCGCATAACCCAGGCGCAACTCCGGCAACAGGGTCTTGGAGAAGGTGCCGACGTAGGCAACGATGCCTCGCTGGTCGAGGTTGTACAGGGAATCGGTGGGCCGCCCTTCATAGCGGAACTCGCTGTCGTAATCGTCCTCGATGATGATCGCGCCCAGCGCATAGGCGCGGGCCAGCAGGGCTTCGCGGCGCGCGTGGCTCATCGGCATGCCCAGCGGAAACTGATGTGACGGCGTGACATAGATCAGGCGCGTGCCATCGGGAATGTGTTCGACCTGAATACCCTCGGCATCCACTGGAATACCGACCACTTCGGCGCCGTGGGTGCCGAACAACAGGCGTGCCGGGGGATACCCGGGATCTTCCATCGCCACCAGACTGCCG
This window of the Pseudomonas fluorescens genome carries:
- a CDS encoding cupin domain-containing protein, yielding MKILPCFAAALAFSLSASAMAHDPSEKVTVLQEQLLKNAPGKKAMMIEVDYQPGQSSIAHKHDGTAMAYVLEGEVISQVKGEQPITYKKGQFWYEAAGSEHLVSKNASQSKPAKLLVFMVMAPDEPVLIPLKN
- a CDS encoding putative quinol monooxygenase codes for the protein MTNEVINTVQVQAAAGRSDELGKQLQKIVDTLRQTPGCDSYLVDRCPEDSHRWTVSARWQSEAAMQAHFNRPEAQGFIDLIDSRLANSVDFNSFPIV
- a CDS encoding PLP-dependent aminotransferase family protein; translated protein: MELHVVINGRKDLASQLYQQLRGAIESGRLAAGTQLPPSRLLAEQLGISRKTISDTYAQLTYENFLTGVIGKGTYVNARPAQSQRKHSHTELAGADVIESWRNLPVFLRHPTLEGSLRYDFIGGATGKGQFPQDDWRRCVAHAMRQMAQSKGFYSVTEGLPALRNAIARHIAFSRGINCQDEDIVVCNGAQQALDLITRVLIRPGSLVAMEDPGYPPARLLFGTHGAEVVGIPVDAEGIQVEHIPDGTRLIYVTPSHQFPLGMPMSHARREALLARAYALGAIIIEDDYDSEFRYEGRPTDSLYNLDQRGIVAYVGTFSKTLLPELRLGYAILPPAIVEAVIRAKQLTDLHASTLPQWALAKFIAEGCLLKHIRRCHTIYAQRRERILARMAGDLSPWLQAVPASAGFHMAVFCKVPIDLPLVIELAKKVEVGLYAINGFYYQQTPRDGMFFGFGAIETLDIDIALDRLRDILQQVTCANGLTD